The Numenius arquata chromosome 7, bNumArq3.hap1.1, whole genome shotgun sequence genome has a window encoding:
- the NOD1 gene encoding nucleotide-binding oligomerization domain-containing protein 1 has protein sequence MDGQLCANVEISVEEPPGASPPSFIALLKVYRELLVSRIRNTQCLIDNLIKNDYFSTEDAEIVVQFPTQADKVRKILDLVQSKGEEVSEYFIHVLQKVTDAYYELQPWLDEIGYKPSENICSKLVVNTDPVSRYCQKLRYELGRDSKFVMSYAQREEMLLEEIYSNSIMELVSFNNESLGKVSQLEALFDDTVGLINEDGETMYVFGDAGIGKSILLQKIQSLWARKELDIGAKFFFRFRCRMFSCFKEDEAICLKDLLFKYNCYPDQDPAEVFHHILQFPHTVLFTFDGFDEIYSNFDLSSVPEMCSPDEATHPLVLLVSLLRGKLLKGSKKILTARTGTEIQRNIIRKKVLLRGFSSNNLKEYTAMFFKDEGQRTLVLNQLEANPNLCTLCSVPLFCWIIFKCYEHFYSMSDSHELPDCSVTLTDVFLLMIEVHLNRSLKTSLLKNNTRSQAEMLKSRKETLLALGKMAYKGMENSFFIFEQEEVSSANISEEDLQLGFLRTVKGYSGRDNQSTYEFLHLTLQSFFTALFLVIEEKVGAKELLQFFNECSSTKTAQLTCLPIPWLKKQLAGEDPFRNNEHFHFTNLFLCGLLSRSRQKLFRHLVLPAVIKRKRKTLVTYLGESMKSHLKGLTRSRLPNYNQIQVQPNFVWMLRCIYETQSEKVGKLAAKRMHANYIKLTYCNAYSADCSAISFVVHHFQKRLALDLDNNNINDYGVKQLLPCFSKLAVIRLSVNQVTDHGVRILYEELSKYQIVTFLGLYNNQITDVGAKYVAKLIEECSSLEYVKIGANKITSEGGKCLAQAIQKSKTMFEIGMWGNQVGDEGAKAFAEALRNHPRLTNVSLAFNGITTEGGKSIAEAMQHNSSVKIFWLTKNELDDEAAMSFAEMLKVNKNLVHLWLIQNKITAKGVKYLSEALKENTAIKEVCLNGNLISQEEAKAFENEERIICF, from the exons ATGGACGGCCAACTTTGTGCTAACGTGGAGATTTCTGTGGAAGAACCTCCAGGAGCAAGTCCTCCATCCTTCATTGCTTTGCTGAAGGTATACCGAGAACTTCTGGTCAGTAGAATCCGAAACACGCAGTGTTTGATTGACAACTTGATTAAGAATGACTACTTCTCCACTGAAGATGCAGAGATTGTTGTCCAATTTCCAACTCAAGCAGACAAg GTTCGCAAAATTCTAGACTTGGTTCAGAGCAAGGGAGAAGAAGTCTCAGAATATTTCATCCATGTCCTGCAGAAAGTCACTGATGCTTACTATGAACTTCAGCCTTGGCTGGATGAAATAGGTTACAAGCCTTCAGAGAATATTTGCAGTAAACTTGTGGTAAATACAGATCCAG TTAGCAGGTATTGCCAGAAACTCAGATATGAACTGGGACGGGACTCCAAGTTTGTTATGTCCTACGCTCAGAGGGAAGAGATGCTGCTTGAAGAAATCTACTCTAACAGTATTATGGAGCTGGTCAGTTTTAACAATGAGAGTCTAGGCAAAGTGTCTCAATTAGAAGCCCTTTTTGATGATACAGTTGGGCTAATTAATGAAGATGGAGAGACTATGTATGTCTTCGGTGATGCAGGAATTGGAAAATCCATCTTGCTGCAAAAGATACAAAGTCTTTGGGCCAGAAAAGAACTGGACATAGGGGCCAAATTTTTCTTCCGTTTCCGATGTAGGATGTTTAGTTGCTTTAAGGAAGATGAAGCCATATGTTTGAAAGACCTACTCTTCAAATACAATTGCTACCCAGACCAGGATCCCGCAGAGGTGTTCCATCACATCTTGCAATTCCCTCATACAGTTCTTTTTACATTTGATGGCTTCGATGAGATCTATTCCAACTTTGATCTCAGTAGTGTTCCTGAGATGTGTTCACCCGATGAAGCCACCCACCCCCTGGTGCTGCTGGTAAGCCTTCTCAGAGGAAAGCTTCTTAAGGGATCCAAGAAAATTCTTACAGCAAGGACAGGAACTGAGATCCAAAGAAACATCATTAGAAAGAAAGTGTTGCTCCGTGGTTTCTCCAGCAATAACCTGAAGGAATACACTGCCATGTTTTTCAAAGATGAGGGGCAACGAACACTGGTGTTGAACCAGTTGGAAGCCAACCCCAATCTCTGCACTTTATGTTCAGTGCCTTTATTTTGTTGGATTATCTTTAAATGCTATGAACACTTCTATTCCATGTCTGACAGCCACGAGCTTCCAGACTGTTCTGTTACATTGACAGACGTATTTTTGCTCATGATTGAAGTCCATCTGAACCGATCTCTGAAAACAAGTTTGCTGAAGAACAACACCAGGAGCCAGGCAGAGATGCTCAAATCAAGAAAGGAAACTCTTCTAGCTTTGGGTAAAATGGCATACAAAGGGATGGAGAACTCTTTCTTTATCTTTGAGCAGGAGGAGGTCTCATCAGCGAACATCTCTGAAGAAGATTTGCAATTGGGCTTTCTCAGGACGGTTAAAGGTTATAGTGGCCGTGACAATCAGTCCACTTATGAGTTCTTGCACTTAACCCTTCAGTCTTTTTTCACAGCTTTGTTCCTGGTTATTGAAGAGAAAGTGGGCGCCAAGGAGTTACTTCAGTTTTTCAATGAATGTTCTTCCACTAAGACTGCCCAGCTTACTTGCCTTCCTATTCCTTGGTTGAAGAAACAACTAGCAGGGGAGGATCCTTTCCGAAATAATGAACACTTTCATTTTACCAACCTGTTTCTTTGTGGCCTGCTTTCTAGATCCAGGCAGAAGCTTTTCAGACATTTAGTTTTGCCTGCagtcattaaaaggaaaagaaagacgcTCGTCACATACCTCGGGGAGAGCATGAAATCCCATCTGAAAGGCCTCACTCGCTCCAGACTTCCAAACTACAATCAGATCCAGGTCCAGCCCAACTTTGTTTGGATGCTGAGGTGCATTTACGAGACCCAGAGTGAGAAAGTGGGGAAACTGGCTGCCAAACGCATGCATGCCAATTACATCAAGCTCACATACTGCAATGCCTACTCTGCTGACTGCAGTGCTATATCCTTCGTTGTGCATCACTTTCAAAAGCGCCTGGCTCTGGATTTGGACAACAACAATATCAATGACTATGGAGTAAAACAGCTGCTACCTTGTTTCAGCAAGCTTGCAGTGATCAG GCTCAGTGTAAATCAGGTGACAGATCACGGAGTGAGGATCTTGTATGAAGAACTCTCCAAGTACCAGATTGTGACTTTCTTGGG cttaTACAACAATCAAATCACTGATGTCGGAGCTAAATATGTTGCAAAACTAATTGAAGAGTGTTCGAGCCTTGAATACGTTAA AATAGGAGCAAACAAAATAACGAGCGAAGGAGGGAAGTGCCTTGCCCAGGCCATCCAGAAGAGCAAGACAATGTTTGAAATTGG GATGTGGGGTAATCAAGTTGGAGATGAAGGAGCAAAGGCATTTGCAGAGGCCCTGAGGAACCACCCCAGGTTAACAAATGTGAG CCTCGCATTCAATGGCATCACGACAGAGGGAGGCAAAAGTATTGCTGAAGCTATGCAACACAACAGCTCTGTGAAAATATTCTG GCTGACTAAAAACGAGCTGGATGATGAGGCAGCAATGAGTTTTGCAGAGATGCTGAAGGTCAACAAGAACCTGGTGCATTTATG GCTTATCCAGAATAAAATTACAGCCAAAGGGGTGAAGTACCTCAGCGAAGCTCTCAAGGAGAACACAGCTATTAAAGAAGTCTG tcTGAACGGGAACCTGATAAGCCAAGAAGAGgccaaagcttttgaaaatgaagaaaggatCATTTGCTTTTGA